From Chryseobacterium shandongense, the proteins below share one genomic window:
- a CDS encoding ClbS/DfsB family four-helix bundle protein, translating into MPVVYASKEELTDAIKKSYLLYDQEFDAINESEKDLLKANIDKTPSENLSYQIGWTGLLLSWESDELNGIHVKTPTPEFKWNNLKGLHQSFYNSYGSYSLKEQREILSKQITEILAWIENLDDDVLFLPEKRKWATTAAKWPIWKWIHINTVAPFNSFRTQIRKWKKE; encoded by the coding sequence ATGCCAGTCGTCTATGCAAGCAAAGAAGAACTAACCGATGCTATAAAGAAATCTTATCTCTTGTATGATCAGGAATTTGACGCTATCAATGAATCTGAAAAAGATCTGTTGAAAGCGAACATCGACAAAACACCTTCAGAAAATCTTTCTTACCAGATCGGATGGACAGGTCTGCTTCTAAGTTGGGAATCAGATGAGTTAAATGGTATTCATGTAAAAACTCCGACACCAGAATTCAAATGGAATAATTTGAAGGGCCTTCATCAATCTTTTTACAATTCTTACGGTTCTTACAGCTTGAAGGAACAACGCGAAATATTATCTAAACAGATAACTGAAATTTTAGCATGGATAGAAAATCTTGATGATGATGTACTATTCCTTCCGGAAAAAAGGAAATGGGCTACGACAGCAGCAAAATGGCCTATCTGGAAATGGATTCACATTAATACGGTAGCGCCTTTTAATAGTTTCAGAACCCAAATCCGAAAATGGAAAAAAGAATAG
- a CDS encoding OmpA family protein: MKTLILLVFCCISVQSQMLTSVYFDYDSYTLTKESRRKLDSLVNLKSNLKFRIFGNCDISGSSEYNKRLSENRANAINNYLQKKIGNNIKLESVVGLGKEKQINDNSTEELRRKNRRVDIFVDQVLKAGEIKSGSSFESFFSKKVSNMKIGETYSLPNVNFIGGRHFWFPKGNKVLIQLADVLKNNPGLEVELQGHICCDYDNFDGEDLDLKTFNLSWTRATAIKEFLEKKGVPANRIKATGMGHLNPVVYPERTEEDMIKNRRVEIVVRQK, from the coding sequence ATGAAAACTCTCATATTGCTGGTTTTCTGTTGTATAAGTGTTCAGTCACAGATGCTTACTTCTGTGTATTTCGATTATGACAGTTATACACTCACGAAAGAATCCCGAAGAAAATTAGATAGTCTGGTAAACCTGAAAAGCAACCTGAAGTTCAGAATTTTTGGAAATTGCGATATTTCGGGAAGTTCAGAATATAATAAAAGACTATCTGAAAACCGTGCAAATGCAATTAACAATTACCTGCAGAAAAAGATCGGAAATAATATTAAACTGGAAAGTGTCGTTGGTCTTGGAAAAGAAAAGCAAATTAATGATAACAGTACCGAAGAGTTACGCCGTAAAAACAGGAGAGTAGATATTTTTGTTGATCAGGTACTGAAGGCGGGAGAAATAAAATCTGGCAGTTCATTTGAAAGCTTTTTCAGCAAAAAGGTTTCCAACATGAAGATTGGAGAAACCTATTCTTTGCCGAATGTCAATTTTATCGGCGGCCGTCATTTCTGGTTCCCGAAAGGAAACAAAGTTTTGATTCAACTGGCTGATGTATTGAAAAACAACCCTGGTTTGGAGGTTGAGCTTCAGGGACATATTTGCTGTGATTACGATAATTTTGACGGCGAAGACCTTGATCTTAAAACGTTCAATCTTTCCTGGACGAGAGCCACTGCGATCAAAGAATTCCTTGAAAAAAAGGGAGTACCTGCGAACCGTATCAAAGCTACCGGAATGGGACACCTCAATCCTGTTGTATATCCCGAACGTACTGAAGAGGATATGATAAAAAATAGACGGGTGGAAATTGTGGTGCGTCAAAAGTAA
- the lysS gene encoding lysine--tRNA ligase, translating into MQLSEQEIIRREKLNKLVEMGINAFPADEYVITDTTESIKQDFADNKQVKIAGRLMSRRIQGKASFAELQDSTGRIQVYFNRDEICTGEDKTLYNEVYKHLLDIGDIIGVEGELFTTQVGEKTVLVKNFTLLTKSLRPLPQAKTDENGVVHDAFNDPELRYRQRYVDLTVNPQVKEVFVKRTKLFNAMRTFFNDAGYFEVETPILQSIPGGAAARPFITHHNALDIPLYLRIANELYLKRLIVGGFDGVYEFSKNFRNEGMDRTHNPEFTAMEIYVAYKDYNWMMDFTEKLLEFCAIQVNGTTKATFGEHEVDFKAPYQRISMTDAILKFTGFDITGKTEQELFDFAKSIGIDVNETMGKGKIIDEIFGEKCEGNFIQPTFITDYPIEMSPLTKKHRSKEGLTERFELMVCGKEIANAYSELNDPIDQRERFEDQLKLSEKGDDEAGQFIDEDFLRALEYGMPPTSGLGIGMDRLIMFLTNNASIQEVLFFPQMKPEKTVPQVELGEDEKVILEILNSQEEPFLLAEVKERSQLSGKKWDKASKTLTKNNLVKVEKIDENLLMKLA; encoded by the coding sequence ATGCAATTATCAGAACAGGAAATTATCAGAAGAGAAAAGCTGAACAAGCTTGTTGAAATGGGGATCAACGCGTTCCCGGCAGATGAATATGTAATTACGGATACTACAGAATCCATAAAACAGGATTTCGCTGATAATAAACAGGTTAAGATTGCAGGAAGATTGATGTCAAGAAGAATTCAGGGGAAAGCTTCTTTCGCGGAATTGCAGGATTCTACGGGCAGAATTCAGGTGTATTTCAACAGAGACGAAATCTGTACGGGTGAAGATAAAACTTTATATAATGAAGTCTACAAGCATCTTTTAGATATTGGGGATATCATAGGTGTTGAAGGAGAATTATTTACCACTCAGGTAGGAGAGAAGACGGTTTTGGTTAAAAATTTTACTTTATTAACGAAATCATTAAGGCCTCTTCCTCAGGCAAAAACTGATGAAAACGGAGTGGTGCACGATGCTTTCAACGATCCGGAACTGAGATACAGACAACGTTATGTAGATTTAACGGTAAATCCTCAAGTCAAAGAAGTTTTCGTGAAAAGAACGAAGTTGTTCAACGCGATGAGAACATTCTTTAATGACGCAGGATATTTCGAGGTGGAAACACCGATCTTACAGTCGATTCCGGGTGGAGCAGCTGCAAGACCTTTCATTACGCATCACAATGCTTTAGATATTCCATTATATTTAAGAATAGCCAATGAATTGTATCTAAAAAGATTGATCGTAGGTGGTTTTGATGGGGTTTACGAATTCTCCAAAAACTTTAGAAATGAAGGGATGGACAGAACCCATAACCCGGAATTTACAGCTATGGAAATCTATGTAGCTTATAAAGACTACAACTGGATGATGGATTTTACAGAAAAATTATTAGAATTCTGTGCCATTCAGGTGAACGGAACGACTAAAGCTACTTTCGGAGAGCATGAAGTGGACTTTAAAGCGCCTTATCAGAGAATTTCAATGACGGATGCCATCCTGAAATTCACAGGTTTTGATATTACCGGAAAAACGGAGCAGGAATTATTCGATTTTGCTAAATCTATCGGAATTGATGTGAATGAAACGATGGGCAAGGGAAAAATAATTGACGAAATTTTCGGAGAGAAATGTGAAGGCAATTTCATTCAGCCGACTTTCATTACCGATTATCCAATCGAAATGTCTCCTTTAACCAAGAAACACAGAAGCAAAGAAGGTCTTACGGAACGTTTTGAATTAATGGTTTGTGGTAAAGAAATTGCGAATGCTTATTCGGAGTTAAATGACCCGATTGATCAGAGAGAGCGTTTTGAGGATCAGCTGAAATTGTCTGAAAAAGGAGATGATGAAGCAGGTCAGTTTATCGACGAAGATTTCTTAAGAGCTTTAGAATACGGAATGCCGCCAACTTCAGGATTAGGAATCGGAATGGACCGATTAATCATGTTCTTAACAAATAATGCATCCATTCAGGAAGTATTGTTCTTCCCTCAAATGAAGCCTGAGAAAACTGTTCCTCAAGTAGAATTAGGAGAAGACGAAAAAGTGATTCTAGAAATTTTGAATTCCCAGGAAGAACCGTTTTTACTGGCAGAAGTGAAGGAAAGAAGTCAGCTTTCCGGTAAGAAATGGGATAAGGCTTCAAAAACTTTAACCAAAAATAATTTGGTGAAAGTTGAAAAGATTGATGAGAATCTTTTGATGAAACTCGCTTAA
- a CDS encoding c-type cytochrome — protein MRKLFLTGITGLFLLSCSQKENVPVDTTSSEKMEVSESAKSSLTGDEIIESLDCSGCHAVNERMIGPSYQEIADKYSEKDTELLASKIIEGGSGVWGGVPMSPHPQVSKEEAKKMVEYILALKKK, from the coding sequence ATGAGAAAACTTTTTCTGACGGGGATTACCGGACTTTTTTTGCTTTCATGTTCCCAAAAAGAAAATGTTCCGGTTGACACGACATCTTCCGAAAAAATGGAAGTTTCAGAATCTGCAAAAAGCAGTCTGACAGGAGATGAGATTATTGAAAGTCTGGATTGTTCCGGATGTCATGCGGTTAATGAAAGAATGATAGGACCTTCTTACCAGGAAATTGCAGATAAGTATTCTGAAAAAGATACTGAACTGCTCGCTTCTAAAATTATAGAAGGCGGCAGCGGAGTCTGGGGTGGTGTTCCGATGTCTCCTCACCCTCAGGTATCAAAAGAAGAGGCTAAGAAAATGGTGGAATATATTTTAGCATTGAAGAAAAAATAA
- a CDS encoding anthranilate synthase component I family protein, with protein MFSKKIKIKTVFRKTLGDLHTPMNIYLQVRDKFRDTILLESSDSKNIDNNFSFIAINAIAGIEIKNLKEYEIKLPGEEPVKQNIEKDIAGIFEDFSGIFECEKTNDTVAETAQSLFGYTSFEAVQFFEKLEFKPQSPEVEIPLLRYRLYQYVIAINHYNDQMHIIENKIEGIPSEMYILESYIKNKNPAIYPFEKNGEEISNITDEEYLDLVKTAQKHCMRGDVFQLVLSRRFEQKFKGDEFNVYRALRNINPSPYLFFFDYGDYKLFGSSPESQLIIKDNTAIIHPIAGTFKRTGDFETDLQSAESLKKDPKENAEHTMLVDLARNDLGKLGKNVTVTKLKEIQLFSHVIHMVSEVTADLPEGTKPFEMMAATFPQGTLSGAPKHKALQLINKYEKDSRGYYGGCIGFFGLNGTCNQAIMIRTFLSKNNTLYYQAGAGLVAKSSPESELQEVNNKLNALKKAVEKAEKLAENN; from the coding sequence ATGTTCAGTAAAAAAATAAAAATAAAAACCGTTTTCAGAAAAACACTCGGAGATCTTCATACCCCGATGAATATTTACCTGCAGGTACGTGATAAATTCAGGGATACCATTTTGCTGGAAAGCTCAGATTCAAAAAATATCGATAACAATTTCTCTTTCATTGCCATTAATGCCATCGCCGGAATTGAAATTAAAAATTTAAAAGAATATGAAATAAAACTTCCTGGTGAAGAACCTGTAAAACAGAATATAGAAAAGGATATTGCAGGAATTTTTGAAGACTTTTCCGGCATTTTCGAATGTGAAAAAACAAACGATACGGTTGCAGAAACTGCGCAAAGCCTTTTCGGATATACCAGTTTTGAAGCCGTACAGTTCTTTGAAAAACTTGAATTTAAACCTCAGAGTCCCGAAGTTGAAATCCCGCTTCTTCGCTACCGTCTGTACCAGTATGTAATAGCTATCAATCATTACAATGATCAGATGCACATTATTGAAAATAAGATTGAAGGAATACCATCTGAAATGTATATTTTGGAAAGTTATATCAAAAACAAAAATCCTGCGATTTATCCATTTGAAAAAAATGGAGAAGAAATCTCAAATATTACGGATGAAGAATATCTGGATCTTGTAAAAACGGCACAGAAACACTGTATGAGAGGTGACGTATTTCAGTTGGTGCTGAGCAGAAGATTTGAGCAGAAATTCAAAGGCGATGAATTTAATGTTTACCGTGCTTTAAGAAATATCAATCCGTCACCATATTTATTTTTCTTTGATTACGGAGATTATAAACTATTCGGTTCCAGCCCTGAAAGTCAGCTTATTATTAAAGATAACACAGCCATTATCCATCCAATTGCCGGAACTTTCAAAAGAACCGGCGACTTTGAGACTGATTTGCAATCCGCCGAATCCTTGAAAAAAGATCCTAAAGAAAACGCAGAACACACCATGCTGGTAGATCTCGCCAGAAATGACCTTGGAAAATTGGGAAAAAACGTGACCGTAACAAAGCTTAAGGAAATACAGTTATTTTCACACGTCATTCACATGGTGAGTGAAGTTACCGCCGATTTACCTGAAGGAACAAAACCTTTCGAAATGATGGCAGCAACATTTCCGCAGGGAACATTAAGCGGAGCTCCAAAACATAAAGCTTTGCAGCTTATCAATAAATACGAAAAAGATTCAAGAGGATATTATGGAGGATGCATTGGCTTTTTCGGGTTAAACGGAACCTGCAACCAGGCCATTATGATCCGTACCTTTTTAAGCAAAAACAATACGCTGTATTATCAGGCGGGAGCCGGATTAGTCGCAAAATCAAGCCCCGAAAGTGAATTGCAGGAAGTAAATAACAAGCTTAACGCCTTAAAAAAAGCGGTGGAGAAAGCTGAAAAGCTGGCAGAAAATAATTAA
- a CDS encoding anthranilate synthase component II yields MKHTIPTTKILVFDNYDSFTYNLVQMIERILETKVDVVKNDEISLEEIEKYDKIVLSPGPGIPEEAGILLELIKKYAPTKSILGVCLGQQAIAEAFGGSLINLSEIFHGVATSAQIVKTETKIFKNLHSGMEVGRYHSWAVNPENFPEELEVTAVDKDGMIMALQHKTYDVHGVQFHPESILTPEGEVIIRNFLLN; encoded by the coding sequence ATGAAACATACTATACCAACAACCAAAATCCTTGTCTTCGACAACTACGATAGCTTCACCTATAATCTGGTTCAAATGATCGAAAGAATCCTTGAAACAAAAGTTGATGTCGTTAAAAACGACGAAATTTCGCTGGAAGAGATCGAAAAATATGATAAAATAGTTCTTTCACCAGGACCGGGAATTCCCGAAGAAGCAGGAATCTTACTTGAACTCATAAAAAAATATGCTCCCACAAAAAGCATTTTGGGAGTATGCCTAGGTCAGCAGGCTATTGCAGAGGCTTTTGGAGGAAGTCTTATTAATCTTTCGGAAATTTTCCATGGTGTTGCTACATCTGCACAAATCGTAAAAACAGAGACTAAAATTTTCAAAAATCTCCACAGCGGAATGGAAGTAGGAAGATACCACAGCTGGGCGGTAAATCCCGAAAATTTCCCGGAAGAGCTTGAAGTGACAGCGGTAGACAAAGACGGGATGATCATGGCACTGCAGCATAAAACCTATGATGTTCACGGCGTGCAGTTTCACCCGGAAAGCATTCTGACTCCGGAAGGCGAAGTCATCATTAGAAACTTTCTACTGAATTAA
- the trpD gene encoding anthranilate phosphoribosyltransferase encodes MKEILEYLFNHHTLSKSQAKAIMIEIAQNKFNTTEVTAFITIFLMRNITLSELQGFREALLQMAVPVHIDASDAIDIVGTGGDGKNTINISTLASFVVAGAGQKVVKHGNYGASTLTGSSNVLEQVGYVFKKTSEELQEDVNKANICFLHAPYFHPALQSVGALRKSLGLRTFFNLLGPLVNPARPQFSVIGVYNLEIARIYQYLLQKEDREFILVHGMDGYDEISLTHDSKIITKGGEQIFSTLDLGFEAVTAKSIQAGSTIQETAEIFKNILKGKGTPQQNAVVLANAAVALFHTGKFGNYESCLVLAKESLYSGKALNSFELLLK; translated from the coding sequence ATGAAAGAAATCCTTGAATACCTTTTTAATCATCATACGCTGTCAAAATCGCAGGCAAAAGCCATTATGATTGAAATTGCGCAAAATAAATTCAACACTACTGAAGTTACCGCATTTATAACCATTTTCCTGATGCGAAATATTACGCTGTCTGAACTTCAGGGATTTCGTGAAGCTCTTCTGCAAATGGCTGTTCCGGTACATATTGATGCATCTGATGCGATTGATATTGTAGGAACCGGCGGTGACGGAAAAAATACCATCAACATTTCAACACTGGCGAGTTTTGTGGTTGCTGGTGCCGGACAAAAAGTTGTAAAACATGGAAATTACGGAGCATCAACCCTCACTGGTTCTTCAAATGTTCTGGAACAGGTTGGGTATGTTTTTAAAAAAACTTCGGAAGAATTACAGGAAGACGTCAACAAAGCCAACATCTGCTTTCTGCATGCGCCTTATTTCCATCCTGCCCTTCAGTCTGTTGGTGCTTTAAGAAAGTCACTTGGATTGCGGACTTTTTTTAATTTATTAGGTCCATTGGTTAATCCTGCCAGACCGCAATTTTCAGTAATCGGTGTTTATAATCTTGAAATTGCAAGGATTTACCAGTATCTTCTTCAGAAGGAAGACCGCGAATTTATTCTTGTTCACGGAATGGACGGTTACGACGAAATCAGCCTTACCCACGACAGCAAAATCATTACCAAAGGAGGGGAACAAATATTTTCAACACTTGATCTGGGTTTTGAAGCTGTAACTGCAAAAAGTATTCAGGCAGGATCAACCATTCAGGAAACCGCAGAAATATTTAAAAACATTTTGAAAGGGAAAGGAACGCCGCAGCAAAATGCAGTAGTTTTGGCCAATGCTGCCGTTGCGCTTTTTCACACAGGAAAATTCGGAAACTATGAAAGCTGTCTTGTTCTTGCCAAAGAAAGTCTTTACAGCGGAAAAGCACTGAACAGCTTTGAACTATTATTAAAATAA
- the trpC gene encoding indole-3-glycerol phosphate synthase TrpC: protein MNILDQIVQRKKEEIKFSKSKISVQQLKDSAFFGRKTYSLKESLKTNSGIIAEFKRKSPSKGIINDNVSPLAIASAYQKFGASAISVLTDRHFFGGSPKDIHQIKEHISIPILRKDFMIDSYQFYEAKNMGADVVLLIAACLSVAQVNEFADLAHQLGLEVLLEIHTEEELQHYNKTIDLVGINNRNLKNFRVDLEHSIQLKNLLPKETLSVAESGIYSVEDFMYLKEKGFDGFLMGEYFMKNENPGNKFREFVLNVTM from the coding sequence ATGAATATACTTGATCAAATCGTTCAGAGAAAAAAGGAGGAAATTAAGTTTTCAAAATCGAAAATCTCCGTTCAGCAGTTGAAAGATTCAGCATTCTTTGGAAGAAAAACGTATTCATTAAAAGAATCCTTAAAAACCAATAGCGGAATTATCGCCGAATTCAAAAGAAAGTCTCCTTCAAAAGGAATCATTAATGACAATGTTTCTCCGCTAGCCATCGCTTCAGCGTATCAAAAATTTGGAGCCAGCGCAATCTCGGTATTAACGGATCGTCATTTTTTCGGAGGAAGTCCTAAAGATATACATCAAATAAAGGAACATATCAGTATTCCTATTTTAAGAAAAGATTTTATGATTGATTCATACCAGTTTTACGAAGCCAAAAATATGGGAGCCGATGTTGTATTGCTTATTGCTGCCTGTCTTTCAGTTGCCCAGGTTAATGAATTCGCAGATCTTGCACACCAGCTTGGCCTTGAAGTTTTACTGGAAATTCATACGGAAGAAGAATTACAACATTATAACAAAACCATTGATCTGGTAGGAATCAACAACCGGAATTTAAAAAATTTCCGGGTAGATCTGGAACATTCGATTCAGTTGAAAAATCTGCTGCCCAAAGAGACACTCTCTGTTGCAGAAAGCGGAATTTATAGTGTTGAAGATTTCATGTATTTGAAAGAAAAAGGGTTTGACGGTTTCCTAATGGGAGAATATTTTATGAAAAATGAAAACCCGGGAAATAAGTTCAGAGAATTTGTTTTGAATGTAACAATGTAA
- a CDS encoding phosphoribosylanthranilate isomerase: MIERQQLLSGNDLVKLKVCGLTQLEQIDELVAMKTDFLGFIFYEKSPRFILNHLDLRQISDIEHQGKVGVFVNESLEKIVENASMAKLNFIQLHGDESKDFIVELRKKLNPETKIIKVIRIGNQHLNELRKTINQNQFPIDYLLFDTDSTAFGGTGKTFDWNLLNEIQIPIPYFLSGGISLEHIDKIKILKQKPFSIDINSRFEINPGIKDLEKIKNLKNNINKTESRRETYNRIGCKSDLNDNKNKKGPEGTTYRIGCKSDIK, translated from the coding sequence ATGATAGAGCGGCAACAACTATTATCAGGAAATGACCTGGTGAAACTGAAAGTTTGCGGTTTAACACAACTGGAGCAAATCGATGAGCTGGTTGCAATGAAAACTGATTTTCTTGGTTTTATATTTTATGAAAAATCACCGAGATTTATTTTGAATCATCTGGATTTACGACAAATTTCGGACATCGAACATCAGGGAAAAGTAGGCGTTTTTGTAAATGAAAGCTTAGAGAAAATTGTCGAAAACGCTTCAATGGCAAAACTGAACTTTATTCAGCTACACGGTGATGAAAGTAAAGATTTTATCGTTGAATTAAGAAAAAAACTAAATCCGGAAACTAAAATTATTAAAGTTATAAGAATTGGAAATCAGCATTTGAATGAATTGCGAAAAACAATTAATCAAAACCAATTTCCCATCGACTATCTCCTTTTCGATACCGATTCCACAGCATTCGGCGGAACAGGGAAAACATTCGACTGGAATCTATTAAATGAAATCCAAATTCCCATTCCCTATTTTCTGAGTGGCGGTATTTCATTGGAACATATTGACAAAATAAAGATTTTAAAACAAAAACCTTTTTCCATCGATATCAATTCACGATTTGAAATAAACCCCGGCATTAAAGATCTTGAAAAAATAAAAAATTTAAAAAATAATATCAATAAAACAGAGTCCCGAAGGGAGACCTACAATAGAATCGGATGTAAGTCCGATTTGAATGACAATAAAAACAAAAAGGGTCCCGAAGGGACAACCTACAGAATCGGATGCAAATCCGATATAAAATAA
- the tnpA gene encoding IS200/IS605 family transposase: MSQSLVKNYVHIVFSTKHREDFIDEKIEKELFSYIAVIFKNLESTALQIGGTDNHIHILCVFSKKIALMKLVQEIKANSSRWIKAKGEKYASFFWQDGYGAFSVAEENLFIIRNYIRNQRQHHQKIHYKEELIDILEKHKMKYDEKYLWD, encoded by the coding sequence ATGTCACAATCATTAGTAAAAAATTATGTTCACATTGTTTTCAGCACAAAGCACAGAGAAGATTTCATTGATGAAAAAATAGAAAAGGAATTATTTTCATACATCGCGGTCATTTTTAAAAATTTAGAAAGCACAGCATTACAAATTGGAGGAACAGATAATCATATTCATATTCTTTGTGTGTTTTCAAAGAAAATTGCATTAATGAAACTCGTACAGGAAATTAAAGCCAATTCCTCAAGATGGATAAAGGCAAAAGGAGAAAAATATGCAAGTTTCTTCTGGCAGGATGGCTATGGAGCGTTTTCGGTGGCTGAAGAAAATCTATTTATTATAAGAAATTATATCAGAAACCAAAGACAGCACCATCAAAAAATCCACTACAAGGAAGAACTGATAGACATTCTCGAAAAACACAAAATGAAATATGATGAAAAATATTTATGGGATTAG
- the trpB gene encoding tryptophan synthase subunit beta, giving the protein MNYKNPDKNGYYGEFGGAFIPEMLYPNVEELQNNYLEIIESESFQREYQDLLKNYVGRATPLYFAKNLSEKYNTRIYLKREDLNHTGAHKINNAIGQVLLAKRLGKNRIIAETGAGQHGVATATACALLGLECIVYMGEIDIQRQAPNVARMKMLGAEVVPATSGSKTLKDAVNEALRDWINNPSTTHYVIGSVVGPHPFPDLVARFQSIISKEIKEQMLEQSGRENPDYVIACVGGGSNAAGAFYHFVNEENVKLIAAEAGGFGVDSGKSAATTFLGTLGVLHGSKSLVMQTADGQVIEPHSISAGLDYPGIGPFHSNLFKENRAEFFSINDDEALQSAFQLTKIEGIIPALESAHALAVLDKKRFETNDIIVICLSGRGDKDMETYLKHL; this is encoded by the coding sequence ATGAATTATAAAAATCCCGATAAGAACGGATATTACGGCGAATTTGGAGGAGCATTTATCCCCGAAATGCTATATCCCAATGTAGAAGAATTACAAAACAATTATCTTGAAATTATTGAATCTGAAAGTTTTCAGCGAGAATACCAGGATTTATTAAAAAATTATGTCGGGCGTGCGACACCTTTGTATTTTGCTAAAAACTTAAGCGAAAAATACAATACCAGAATATATCTTAAAAGAGAAGACCTCAACCATACCGGAGCTCATAAAATCAACAATGCGATCGGCCAGGTTCTATTGGCAAAACGTCTTGGAAAAAACAGGATTATTGCGGAAACCGGTGCCGGACAGCATGGAGTTGCTACTGCCACAGCTTGCGCTTTGCTCGGACTGGAATGCATTGTTTACATGGGAGAAATCGACATTCAAAGACAGGCTCCGAATGTCGCCAGAATGAAAATGCTCGGCGCAGAAGTAGTTCCGGCAACTTCAGGTTCCAAAACATTGAAAGACGCGGTGAATGAAGCCTTGCGCGATTGGATCAACAATCCCTCTACCACACATTATGTCATTGGAAGTGTCGTTGGGCCGCACCCTTTCCCAGATCTGGTAGCCAGATTTCAGAGCATTATTTCAAAAGAAATCAAAGAACAGATGTTGGAACAGTCGGGACGCGAAAATCCGGATTACGTCATTGCCTGTGTTGGCGGCGGAAGCAATGCCGCAGGAGCTTTTTATCATTTCGTAAATGAAGAAAACGTGAAACTGATTGCAGCAGAAGCCGGCGGTTTCGGAGTAGATTCTGGAAAATCTGCAGCCACTACTTTCTTGGGAACCTTAGGCGTTCTTCACGGAAGCAAAAGCCTGGTAATGCAGACTGCTGACGGACAAGTTATTGAGCCCCACTCTATTTCCGCGGGCCTTGATTATCCCGGAATCGGACCTTTTCATTCAAATCTATTCAAAGAAAACCGAGCCGAATTTTTTAGTATTAATGACGATGAAGCACTGCAATCCGCATTTCAGCTTACCAAAATTGAAGGAATTATTCCGGCTCTGGAAAGTGCCCATGCATTGGCAGTTTTAGATAAAAAAAGATTTGAAACAAATGATATCATCGTAATCTGCCTCAGCGGTCGTGGAGATAAGGATATGGAAACGTATTTAAAACATTTATAA
- the trpA gene encoding tryptophan synthase subunit alpha codes for MKKLNIYFTAGIPRLEDTTDIIKLIQDSGADMIEIGMPYSDPVADGPVIQKAHELALKNGMTIEKLFSQLKSIKNEITIPLILMGYINPVLSFGFENFCKECSESGVSGLIIPDLPAIEFERNYHSIIKKYNLNFTFLITPETSDKRILYLDSLSSGFLYAVSSSSTTGNQNAVLKNEKYFSRISSLPLKNPVMIGFGIKTKQNFETVTEKADGGIIGTAFVDILLHHRDWKNKAIDFIHSIKA; via the coding sequence ATGAAAAAACTCAATATATACTTCACCGCAGGAATTCCCCGATTGGAAGATACTACAGACATTATAAAACTTATCCAGGATTCCGGAGCCGATATGATCGAAATCGGAATGCCGTATTCCGACCCGGTTGCCGATGGACCGGTAATCCAGAAAGCCCACGAATTGGCACTGAAAAACGGAATGACCATCGAGAAGCTTTTCTCACAGCTTAAATCCATTAAAAACGAAATAACAATTCCTTTGATTTTAATGGGTTATATCAATCCTGTTCTTAGTTTCGGGTTTGAAAATTTTTGTAAAGAATGTTCAGAAAGTGGTGTTTCAGGGCTCATTATTCCGGACCTGCCTGCAATTGAATTTGAAAGAAACTATCATTCAATTATTAAAAAATATAACCTGAACTTCACCTTTCTCATTACTCCGGAAACATCAGATAAAAGAATTCTCTATCTGGATTCTTTAAGTTCCGGTTTTCTGTATGCCGTAAGCTCCTCATCGACTACCGGAAACCAAAATGCAGTTTTAAAAAATGAAAAATACTTTTCAAGAATTTCATCGTTACCTCTAAAAAATCCCGTGATGATCGGTTTCGGAATAAAAACAAAACAGAACTTCGAAACTGTAACCGAAAAAGCCGATGGCGGGATCATAGGAACTGCATTTGTTGATATTTTACTCCATCATAGAGATTGGAAGAACAAGGCTATAGATTTCATCCATTCAATCAAAGCGTAA